One window from the genome of Papaver somniferum cultivar HN1 unplaced genomic scaffold, ASM357369v1 unplaced-scaffold_84, whole genome shotgun sequence encodes:
- the LOC113345876 gene encoding G-type lectin S-receptor-like serine/threonine-protein kinase At1g11300 yields the protein MDLDTKKNSFFVLLYVFVLCSKALHSIAADTITVGGTLSGFETITSKDGRFMMGFFTPGQSRKYYLGIWYNYRTALVRTIVWVANRDKPLSGSSSSQLKLSENGNLVLHESESLIWSTYSASSTSNTTEAVLGDDGNLVLREKSNPSVVYWQSFDYPTDTWLPGAKIGINKKTNESRVLTSWRNQEDPAPGMFNLELDPTGIRQYLIKWNKSIEFWKSGEWNEQAKTFTLVPEMRLNYIFNFSFISNENESYFTYNLYNDSILSRLKMDISGQIMQVTWSRTSERLNLFWSQPKQLCDVYGICGPFGNCNQDTLKCECLPGFMERSLSDWNLQDSTGGCVRNPSLQCGSGSKDVFSPIPTSELPDDPQNRLVNSAEECKSACHSNCFCNAYAYGKNGCQLWEGDMLNTKTQSDGNAENLYLRGADTGIPSPEISPKRTKRKVEIWKIMIPVIAASMATLMGVLGYMYLCKRNKANERGRLKDLQGVLTDLLKNKATYKDMPNTNMLNDRKTEGETHELQIFDLVCLAIATNNFCLNNKLGEGGFGPVFKGQLQNRQQIAVKRLSKSSRQGIEEFKNEVELISKLQHRNLVKLLGCCIEGEENMLIYEYMPNKSLDAFLFDARNKASLDWDKRFNIIGGVARGLLYLHRDSRLRVIHRDLKVSNILLDEDMIPKISDFGMARIFGGNQTIDNTVRVVGTLGYMSPEYMVGGTFSEKSDVFSFGVLVLEVVSGKRNNSFYNPEQPLNLLLHAWRLWNEGIWAEIVDQDLGDVYSPFEVMKCIHIGLLCVQNRAVDRPTMAEVDVMLSSETDRPAPKEPPYMFPAPSGKPGIPPIPCSNNNVTLTMIGGR from the exons ATGGATTTGGATACTAAAAAGAATTCTTTTTTTGTTCTACTTTACGTTTTTGTACTGTGCAGTAAAGCTCTTCATTCAATTGCAGCTGATACAATCACTGTGGGTGGAACTCTAAGCGGTTTTGAAACAATTACATCAAAAGATGGTAGATTTATGATGGGTTTCTTCACACCAGGTCAGTCTCGGAAATACTACTTAGGTATTTGGTATAACTATAGAACGGCCTTGGTGAGAACAATAGTTTGGGTGGCTAATAGGGATAAACCCCTGAGTGGTAGTTCATCTTCCCAACTGAAACTTTCAGAAAATGGTAATCTAGTTCTCCACGAGTCCGAATCCTTAATTTGGTCTACTTATTCAGCTTCAAGTACTTCTAATACAACCGAAGCAGTTTTAGGTGATGATGGAAATCTCGTTTTAAGAGAGAAGTCTAATCCATCTGTTGTGTATTGGCAGAGTTTTGATTATCCAACAGATACTTGGTTACCTGGTGCTAAAATTGGGATCAATAAGAAAACTAATGAAAGTCGGGTGCTTACTTCATGGAGAAATCAAGAAGATCCAGCTCCCGGAATGTTCAATCTAGAATTAGACCCAACTGGAATCAGGCAGTATCTTATTAAATGGAACAAGTCAATAGAGTTTTGGAAAAGTGGGGAATGGAATGAACAAGCAAAAACCTTTACTTTAGTTCCTGAGATGAGATTAAATTacattttcaattttagtttcatttcaaatgaaaatgaaagttaCTTTACTTATAATCTTTATAATGATTCAATTCTTTCAAGACTTAAAATGGATATATCTGGCCAAATTATGCAAGTTACATGGTCACGTACATCCGAAAGGTTGAATTTGTTTTGGTCTCAACCGAAACAACTCTGTGATGTTTATGGCATCTGTGGACCTTTTGGCAATTGTAACCAGGATACATTGAAGTGTGAGTGTTTGCCTGGTTTCATGGAACGATCTCTTTCAGATTGGAATCTTCAGGATTCAACTGGTGGGTGTGTTAGGAATCCGTCTTTGCAATGTGGGAGTGGGAGTAAGGATGTTTTTTCACCAATTCCAACCTCGGAATTGCCTGATGATCCCCAGAATCGACTAGTCAATAGTGCGGAAGAATGCAAATCAGCTTGTCATAGTAACTGTTTTTGCAATGCTTATGCTTATGGGAAGAATGGGTGTCAATTATGGGAGGGAGACATGTTAAATACCAAAACTCAATCAGATGGCAATGCAGAGAATCTCTACCTCAGAGGTGCTGATACGGGAATTCCCTCGCCCGAAATCTCCCCTAAAA GAACAAAGAGAAAGGTGGAAATTTGGAAGATCATGATACCCGTTATAGCTGCTTCGATGGCAACTCTCATGGGAGTATTAGGATACATGTATCTGTGCAAGAGGAATAAGGCTAATGAAAGAG GGAGGTTAAAAGATCTCCAGGGGGTCTTGACTGATTTATTGAAAAATAAAGCTACCTACAAGGACATGCCAAATACAAACATGCTTAATGATCGTAAAACTGAAGGAGAAACACATGAATTACAAATATTTGATCTTGTTTGTTTAGCCATTGCTACAAACAACTTCTGCTTGAATAATAAATTGGGAGAAGGAGGGTTTGGGCCAGTTTTTAAG GGTCAATTACAAAACAGGCAACAAATAGCCGTGAAAAGACTGTCGAAAAGCTCTCGCCAAGGAATTGAAGAGTTCAAGAACGAGGTTGAATTGATCTCCAAACTTCAACACCGTAACCTTGTGAAGCTGCTTGGTTGTTGCATCGAAGGAGAAGAAAACATGTTAATTTATGAGTACATGCCCAACAAAAGCCTGGATGCATTTCTATTTG ATGCAAGGAACAAAGCAAGCCTAGATTGGGATAAGCGGTTCAATATTATTGGAGGGGTTGCTCGTGGCCTTCTTTACCTTCATCGCGACTCGCGATTAAGAGTTATTCATAGAGATCTCAAAGTCAGTAACATTCTTTTGGATGAAGACATGATCCCAaaaatttcagattttggaatggcAAGGATATTTGGCGGGAACCAAACTATCGATAATACTGTCCGGGTCGTTGGTACACT GGGTTATATGTCTCCGGAATACATGGTGGGAGGGACTTTTTCGGAGAAGTCTGACGTCTTTAGTTTTGGAGTTTTAGTGCTAGAAGTTGTgagcggtaaaagaaataatagcTTCTACAATCCCGAACAACCTTTGAACCTTCTTCTTCAT GCTTGGAGACTTTGGAATGAAGGCATATGGGCAGAGATTGTCGATCAGGATTTGGGTGATGTATATTCTCCATTCGAAGTGATGAAATGCATACACATTGGTCTTTTATGTGTTCAAAATAGAGCAGTAGATAGGCCAACCATGGCTGAAGTGGATGTCATGCTTAGCAGTGAAACTGATCGTCCAGCTCCGAAAGAACCTCCATATATGTTCCCAGCTCCATCGGGTAAGCCTGGAATTCCTCCTATTCCCTGCTCAAATAACAATGTCACTTTGACCATGATTGGAGGTCGATAG